A stretch of Solea senegalensis isolate Sse05_10M linkage group LG10, IFAPA_SoseM_1, whole genome shotgun sequence DNA encodes these proteins:
- the syt1b gene encoding synaptotagmin-1b, with translation MTGHYRQAAPRAAPGTSPTPAHLPNTTTTSSQEQAGSHNLNKFMSELRSIRMPSWAVAALCIVMLCLMLSCAMCVWKKCLKKKDKDKEKDKKGKDKSKGDSDTEMDGGYNKPLQNEGNKETEMSDNEPKEDEKLGRLHFSCDYNFTENTLVVGILQATELPAMDVGGSSDPYVKLYLLPDKKKKFETKVHRKTLEPTFNETFTFKVPYTELGGKTLVMTVYDFDRFSKHDAIGAVKIPMSSVDFSQSLQEWRDLQKAEKEESERLGDICLSLRFVPTAGKLTVVVLEAKNLKKMDVGGLSDPYVKIHLMQNGKRLKKKKTTTKKNTLNPYYNESFSFEVPCEQIEKVQVVVTVLDYDKIGKNDAIGKVLLGYNSAGTEQRHWSDMLANPRRPIAQWHSLKPDDEVKALISTKK, from the exons ATGACCGGCCATTACCGTCAAGCTGCTCCCCGGGCCGCACCGGGGACTTCACCCACACCAGCCCACCTGCCAAACACAACAACCACCTCAAGCCAAGAACAAGCTGGAAGCCACAATCTAAACAAGTTCATGAGTGAACTCCGCAGCATCCGCA TGCCATCATGGGCTGTTGCCGCCCTTTGTATCGTGATGCTGTGCTTGATGCTGTCCtgtgccatgtgtgtgtggaagaagTGCCTGAAAAAGAAGGACAAGGACAAAGAAAAGGACAAGAAGGGAAAGGACAAGAGCAAAGGAGACTCTGACACTGAAATGGATGGAGGTTACAACAAG cctCTGCAAAATGAAGGTaacaaggaaacagaaatgtcagACAATGAGCCAAAGGAAGACGAGAAACTGGGTCGACTACATTTCTCGTGTGACTACAACTTCACGGAGAACACG CTGGTTGTGGGCATCTTACAGGCCACTGAGCTTCCTGCCATGGATGTGGGAGGCAGCTCTGATCCTTATGTTAAACTATATCTGCTTccggataaaaagaaaaagtttgaaACCAAAGTTCACAGAAAGACCCTCGAACCCACCTTCAATGAGACTTTCACATTTAAG GTACCATACACTGAGCTGGGTGGGAAGACGCTGGTGATGACAGTGTACGACTTTGACCGCTTCTCAAAGCATGATGCTATAGGAGCTGTGAAAATACCAATGAGCAGCGTGGACTTCAGCCAGTCTCTGCAGGAGTGGAGAGACCTGCAGAaggcagagaaggaggag AGCGAGCGGCTTGGAGACATATGTTTGTCCTTGAGGTTCGTACCGACTGCAGGGAAGCTGACTGTGGTGGTTCTCGAGGCCAAAAACCTGAAGAAAATGGATGTGGGTGGATTATCAG ACCCTTATGTGAAGATCCACTTAATGCAGAACGGCAAACGactcaagaaaaagaaaacaacgaCAAAGAAGAACACTTTGAACCCTTACTACAATGAGTCTTTCAGCTTTGAAGTGCCATGTGAACAGATAGAG AAGGTGCAGGTGGTGGTGACAGTGTTGGACTATGATAAAATCGGAAAGAACGACGCCATCGGGAAAGTGCTGCTGGGCTATAACAGCGCCGGGACTGAACAGCGCCACTGGTCGGACATGCTGGCGAATCCCCGGAGACCCATCGCTCAGTGGCACAGTCTCAAGCCGGATGACGAAGTCAAAGCACTCATTTCCACCAAGAAATAA